The following coding sequences lie in one Bacteroides helcogenes P 36-108 genomic window:
- a CDS encoding Fic family protein encodes MINFDEYIQQGEPQKREKGYAWQTAIGLQAVDGLKPSEYLIETARKHIEGDITIDEVQQLIKSYYDSKDVRTEKDSDTEEADKVSANIAKLLNERSFAFTVAGLTAIHRRIFDGVFKFAGRIRDYNITKKEWVLRGDTVLYVSAEDLHRAIEYDLEQEKNFSYKGLSLDEVVEHIAKFVSNLWQIHPFGEGNTRTTAVFAIKYLRSIGFDVNNDLFAEHSWYFRNALVRANYRNVRKGIEPDMRFLNLFFRNLMMDERNELKNRYMVVNLPSEMADEHTPISTRQASDKHPTSLMEINMLIKVLAEQQLSIKDMLAAMQLKDRENFMANYLNPAIKEGFVTMLYPDKPRHPRQKYLLTVKGLAVYNSK; translated from the coding sequence GAATACATTCAGCAGGGTGAGCCGCAAAAGCGTGAGAAAGGCTATGCGTGGCAAACTGCAATAGGACTTCAAGCGGTAGATGGTTTGAAGCCCTCGGAATATCTTATAGAGACAGCTCGTAAGCATATAGAAGGGGATATAACGATTGATGAAGTGCAGCAGCTTATCAAGAGTTATTACGATTCAAAAGATGTTCGTACCGAAAAGGATAGCGACACGGAAGAAGCTGACAAGGTCTCTGCCAATATCGCCAAGTTGTTGAATGAGCGTTCATTTGCTTTTACTGTGGCTGGCTTGACGGCTATTCATCGAAGAATATTTGATGGGGTGTTTAAGTTTGCCGGACGAATCCGGGATTACAATATTACCAAAAAGGAATGGGTGCTTCGTGGGGATACTGTATTGTATGTCAGTGCGGAGGATTTGCATCGGGCAATAGAGTATGATTTGGAGCAGGAGAAAAATTTCTCGTATAAGGGTTTGTCTTTGGACGAAGTGGTAGAGCATATTGCAAAATTTGTTTCAAACCTTTGGCAGATACACCCTTTCGGAGAGGGCAATACCCGGACAACTGCGGTGTTCGCTATTAAGTATTTGAGAAGTATAGGTTTTGACGTAAACAATGACTTGTTTGCAGAACACTCCTGGTACTTTCGTAATGCATTGGTTCGTGCCAATTATCGCAATGTTCGTAAAGGGATAGAACCCGATATGCGTTTCTTGAATCTTTTTTTCAGAAACTTGATGATGGACGAGCGCAATGAATTGAAGAATAGGTATATGGTAGTGAATTTGCCGTCAGAAATGGCAGATGAACATACCCCGATAAGTACCCGACAAGCATCCGACAAGCATCCGACAAGTTTGATGGAGATAAATATGTTGATTAAGGTATTGGCGGAACAACAACTGTCAATCAAGGATATGCTTGCAGCTATGCAATTGAAAGACCGCGAAAATTTTATGGCAAATTATCTGAATCCTGCCATAAAAGAGGGCTTTGTCACAATGCTTTATCCTGATAAACCTCGTCATCCACGTCAGAAATATTTGCTGACTGTAAAAGGATTAGCAGTGTATAATTCTAAATAA